GGTTTTGGCTACTCCTAATGACACTGCTCAAAAAGTCACCATTTTACCCATTTAATATATGATCATTTTGAAGCACTGAGTAGATTTTGCTCAGGATAGTGTGCCCTGCTGAGAGCTGCAAGGGTGTAACTCCCTGTAACTCCCAAGGGTGAACGCAACTCCCGTGGTATAAAAGCTGCAGCATGGATGTCCTAGAGGGCAAAGGAGGATCCAGTCCCCATAACCCATGCTCTTATCCCATCTCATGTTGATTAAATTACTGCAGTACTATTTATGTGAGATTGCTTTACAAACTGGTTTACTTAATACTGAATCCATGTCAATAATTTAAATCAATTTAGCAGTTGTTGTCTTCTCAAGCAACATAGGGATCAGAAATGGGTGACAAAAGCAGAGGAAAGCTTAGGATCTCTTAACAAGGAACCTTCAGCAATGCACCAAACAGAGACAAGCAAGACTTCTGAAAAAGCCACAGACATGTGGCAGGATTTTAGCTGCAGGGTTTGCTTACCCAACATCTTGCTGACCAAAGTATCCTCATCCCTGTGGCTGCTGCTTATCTTGTAAATCTGAGAGTTGTCACATAAGGAAGTGATCAAAACACAAGGAAAATGGGGGCTGATTTGAACATGACCTTGGCTTATGCGTTGCATGGGCCTAGGTAAACAAAATGCTGTAAAAGACTCGAGATCCTGCAAAGTTGCTACCACTCAGAACAGACATTACTGACCCTACCACAGCAATGGCCTGATTCGGTGTAAGACACCTTACTGTGCTCAGGGTGGGAATAGCAAAAAGTAAACCACTCCCCAAATAAACATTCAGTGAAATGTTAAgaacatgtttttattttaatgaaattCTAATGCTTAGGGTGTGAAATCGCTGTAATTACCACGTAACAAAAACAACTGTACCCAGAAGAGGGAATCCTAAGAAtagcctttccttccttccttccttccttccttccttccttccttccttccttccttccttccttccttccttccttccttctaaaaTTCAGGTAACTTGGGCGGCTCTTCACAAGATCAGAGATGTTTGGATAGGTGTTTCCCAAGGCAGTACTTGCAAACAGGCCAATACTCTTTAGGAGTGGCATAAGACACTGGTGCTGAAACTGGAAAATCCAGCCTTTTCACTCCCACAAATATTTGGGGGCAGAATCTATTCTGCATATAAGCACCACTGAAACTGGAGGCCCATCTTAATGGGCCGCTGCCAAGCACACAAATCAGCCAGGGAACCTGGCGCTGCCCATCCTGGCAGCGGTCCCAGCCAGGCCTGCAGTGCTccctgcctgtggcagcccaGTCCAGCCACAATAGGgccagaatgggctgctgctgggtgcacAAGCCTGCTAGGGTGCCTGGCACTGTGCCCACCCCCAGCCAGGCCTGTGGTGCTGGGCCAGGGTGCCTGGGTGCTGCCCACCCTGGCCAGGGTGCCTGGCCACTGCTAACCCAAGCCCGCTTGGGAGACTGGCGCTGCCCACCCTGGCAGTACTCCTCGCCTGCTGCAGCCTGATCCATGCCCAACTGGGGCGGAAAGGACCACTGCCAGGTGCATAAGCCCATCAGGGCATTGGGTgctgccccacccccaacagcactCCTGGCCTAGCAGCGGTcttgaatgggctgctgccaggcacatGAGCCTGCCAGGGTGCCTGGCACCACCCGCCCCCAGCAGCGCTCCCAGCCAGGCCAGTGGTGCTCCCTCCCTGCCTGATATAGCCCCAAAGGGGCTGAAGAGGACTCCTGCTGGGCACACAAGCCCAACAGGGCATCGGGCGCTGCCCCCTTGACAGCATTCCCCGCCTGAGGCagtctggaacaggctgctgctgggtgcatGAGCCTGCCAGGGTGCCTGGTGTTGCCCATCCCAGTGGCACTCCTGGCCAGGCCTGCGGTGCTCCCTGCCTGTGGTGGCCTGATCTGGCCTCAACTGGGCCAGAAATAttgttgaaatgaataataaagtttttttaaaaaaaaactgagccagaaatggccactgctggttgctcgagcccccccccccccagggagccCAGCGCTGTCCCCCTGGCAGGGCTTCCCACCTGTGGTAGCCCGATTCAGCCCCGGTGGGGCCAGAACGGGCTGCTGGTGGGTGCATGAGCTGGCCAGGGTGCCTGGTGCTGCCGCCCCCACGGTGCTTCCTGGGCCGGAATGCACTGGTGTTGGGCACAGGTGCCCACCAGGGTGCCTAGGGGAAGGGGCTATGCAAGGCCCAGATGCCCTGCCTTACCCCACTCTGACTAGAGTGCTGAAGatggggcaatgccaggcccagccaccctgccctccctctgcccaGATAGGGTGCAGGGGAGGCAACATTTCTCAgcctggctgccctgccctccccctgcctggatcggggtgatgggatggtggcaatgcctgacccgcCTGCCCTGccatttctagagcccattgtattttttcctcacaacggtCTTTGTTACAAGTTAACAACATATGATCATTTATGGGTACCTCAGAGCCGGATGCCCCCTATAGGTTTCTCTGATGGCAAGAAAGAGACAACGTATTTCAGGGAACTCCAATCAATTCAAGCACCAACTTCAAACTTGCTTGCCCTGGTATATATTTTACCCATAGGTTCAGGATACGATATGCCACATGGATTCTTGGGACAATTTGGACCATTTCAAACTCTGCCTCTTGCTAACACTTTACCCGTGGTGATCTTACCATTGCCCATTTACCAAATTAGGAATAACGTACCACAGTCTGCATATAAGCCCATCAGACTTTTTGGAGGCCAACATCCAAGCCAACCATCTTGGGAGCCACCAACAGAATTTTTGCCATATCCCCCACCACACAGTCAGAGCAGGACAATATCTCGCAATGTTTATAAATGGTGATTTTAGTAGCACAGCACCCACTGGAGTGACctgcccatttaaaaaaaatcagttgtaatGCATCTCATAAATAACCCAGTTAAAAATGTTATCTGAATGTAATGTAGACATATTGAAGTCTCTGCtgagttttcttctttttatgaaaCAGTGGATTAAAGCTTagttttctatggggaaaaaaagcaCATTGAGGTTACTGCCACCGTTCAACTGCTTAACGGTTGTCTATGACCATGGTAGGATGTCATTTCCTAATCTAAGTGTCAAGGCATGAAGTCTGCCTATAGCTTCTTGCACCACTTTCTGTTCTGTGCCTTCTTTTATAGCTCCACTTGGTGTTTTAGGAATGGCTCTGGTTGCAGGATTTACCAGCAGGCCAAGTCAGACCCAGTTCCTGTCCACTGTTGTGTGGGTGAACTTTGGATGGGATGATTGGGATTGACTTGGGACAGTTGCAAGTCTTCTTCTGGTCTGGCCCAGGACAACACTCCTGGCCAACTCTATGGATCAGTCCCTTCAGCAGCAGTTTCAGCTAGCTCTTCTTGTTCCATTTGTTTGCGATCCTCTTCAATAGCTGGGTCCCCAAACATCCATATATGACGAGCTGTAGCTCTCTGCGCCTGTGACCTGAGCCCCTCTGGTCATATCTTTCTCAGATTTTCGTATAGCTCCTGCAATGCTTTTTTATGCTCTTCTCTAGTCGACCCATCTCTTCCAATATTCCTTTACTAGTGGCAGCTCCTACATCCATCCAGTGTTGAGCTACATTTGCTACAGAATAATTACAGTTTCTTATAGATGGCTTTACTGTCCTTGCATAACCCAATGCAAAACTCTACAAGTTGATGTAATTTCCAGGTGCAAATTTGCTGTATTATGGAAGATCATAAATTGCCAAGTAGTGACACAGGCTCCGTAAGCTTTCGTATAGATCCAGAAACGCTGTAAACTTAAACAGATCGGGCCTTAATTATTCAGCTACCAAAGTGCTGTTGGGCATGCCAAAAGTCTTGGTGATAACAAAGCTGGTCAGTCCTTGATCACTTAGATACACAGACAGAGCTTTCAGCATCTGCTGGACTCTATTTGATGCCTTGCCTCAGCTTGTCACTAAGATAAAGTAGTTTATCATGGCTCTTCTAACACTGATACCTTTTAAGATGAACTTTGCCAATAACATTACAGTACTGCTGCTTATTTATAGGACTTATTCCAAAATCATGTGTGAATCTAGCAAACGTAACTGTGAAGTTAGCAGTGGCTAACTTCGTATAGTGGTAACAGTGGTAACAGCCATGTAATAATGGTAACAGCCTTAGACAGTACGATCCATAGTTGACAGCCTGTATCATCGGTGTCATCATTTCCCCAAGTGCTCTCTCTGGGTGTATGTGAGAATGCCTGATTTTGAATCATGTCTGTTGCAGCTGCACAGATGGCAGCATCTATAGGGCTGCTACGCTTGAAATCTGGGTATGTGCTAGAGTTTTCATCATCTATCACCTCAACTATGACAAACCTGTATTCAGTGTTGTCATCCAGACCTGTTAACTCATCTTGGGTTGTGACCTGACTAAAGTACAGGCAGAACATCAGACTTGAGACTCCTAAGTGAGCATGGACATCAGGAGTTAGTGCAATTTCCAGCAGCACAAGAAACAGATTAGAACGGACATGAGTATTGTGTCCAATGTATGTGAAAACGGGCAACTGCTGAACCTTATTTATCAGCAGGGTATCACTATGTTTGGGCTCATCATTATACTTAAAGAGTTATAAATGCTTTGATAGCCTCTTTGAAGCTGTCGAAAGGCATGATATGCCAGGACCAGCACCAGTACTATTTGCAGTGTCACAACACTTCCAACCCCTCACTTAGAATTTTTCTGAATGTTTTGTTGCCCTTAATTTTGTCAACAATCTGTCACCTGAAACAGCTGCTTTAGAGCAGGGCATCTGGGAGTCTGGTGTTCTACTGGGAAGAACCAGGGGCAAGGCAGCACGTCAACATCAAGTAACCCAAGGCAGCCATTCAAACAGTGCAGCTATTATGAGAACAAGTGCAGAAGACTTCCATTCCAAAACAAGGGGATGAGTTTTCACCATACAAACAAGCAACTGTTGAGCCATCAGCACACCATAAGCAGTGGCAACTGTCTCCTCTTTTTGGGAATGTTCCTATTCAATCCAAAAGTCACAAAcaccaaggagagggaaagacAACCTGGTCGTCTTTGCATGCACCAAGTATCCTGGACCTGTTGTTCTTTTCCTCAGCTTGACCTTTTTTGCTTTGTGCCAACCAGAACCAAGGTATAAGTATTTTTTAAACAGAAGCCAGTCAACAGTGATAAGGAATCAGGCAATTTGCACACATGAGCTGACTTGCAACACCTGGCACACAGCAACAGATGAAAAGCCAACACACGAGCTGCAGGAGGGGCTGGCAAAGCCTTGTGCTGGCCTTTAAGCTTGTGTGTGTGGGCGCTTTGTCCTGCGAGTTGGGGAGGAAGAACTCACAAACTCAAACTGCTTCTGCCGTTGGGGATTGTTGGGGAATGGCaactggccctggtagaggcgcTTGATGAAGTGTGCCTCACGCTGGTTCTGCCGGCTCCGGGAGGCCTTGCGGGGATGGCCTTTGCGAGTGAATGCCATGCACCAGCCTTTGTGACGGGCGTTCTGGAAAGCAGTGTAGTTGTTCTCCAGAACGATCTCTGTGAAGACGCAGTCCTTGCTCTCACCATTAATCTGGGGAGGTGGAAAAATGAGACGTGATACTGGGGCAGGTTGGGCTTCAGAAGGTGCTTGATGCTTTGCTATCAGAGACAGCAGTGTTAGGGGTTTTCATTGGAGCAGAACCGAGAACCATctggaccttgggccagtgaccaACAGCACCTTCTACTGCTGCTCTGTACAGACTCTAGTCTGGCAAGAATACACTACAGACTTAATAGTAATTCTCTTCTCAGGGAGCCTGGGAAACTGTAGCTATGAAGGCAATTTTCAGCAATCCCAAACAACAAGTCCCAAGGTGCTCTGAACAATAAAAGACAGCTATAGAGCTAATATAAGGTCTTTCGTGTGCACACTCAGCCACATGCAGTGATCCCATTCTGCAGGCCTGGAAGTGTAACTTTGCGGGGCAAGGCCTTTCTCAGAGGAGCGGCATGCGTTACCAAGAAGCGACTCCTGCAGCGCAGTAGTGGGCTTGCATATGAAAAGCACCTGTGTGTATGTGAAATTGCTGAAGTTGagcttatttgcaaatttggaacaatggactcCCCAGGGCTTAATAGGGACACTGAATTCTTCTCACACTACATATGCCGATCTTCTATTTTTCACACCCcaactctatcaagctaattatagTATTATTAAATTTTACACTTGTATTTTAAATATCCCTCTcaccttctggctggataaacccctacatacttccacttctaaatgtatctgaagaaggagctttgactctcaaaagctcataccctgaaaatttagttggtctttatgctgctactagacctgaatcttgaTCTTCAAGAGTACACTTTAACTCTGCCCTGCATGCTATCAAGCCTTGGAGCCAGGATCAGTTCAAATGCCCTATCCATGGCATGGCTGCTGTTGGCATGGTCAAAAATTCCTTCCTAAACTTCCTCTGACCTACTCTCACCAGAACTTCCCTGTCTGTTGGCAGTTCTCCTCCCCACACTCTTACCATTGCTAGGTAACATTTTCTTCCTTGACTTCACTCTTACTTTGTCTTGGTGTCATATTTTCTCAGAATTGTGTGGCTGCTAAGAAAATGAGTGAAGTTTGAATGGCTATAAAGGCTGATGGCCAGTATCAGAAATGAGTTTTAGGTTGTAACTTACTATCCAGCTTACTCAGACTTACATGATGAGCCTTGCTCATAAGCCCCCTCCCCTCGCTTCAGTATATTCTTATGCAGCATTGCCCAAAAGATATCCCTTGCTGTAGTGACAATGGACTTTTCTGTgttatatttggggggggggggttgtcaacTTTTCTGTACAGGTGGATCAGGGGAGCTATGGAATCTAACAACTCGGTTTGGCAAACTCTGTGCGCTAAGCAGTGGTTGTAGCACTGAACTTTTTAAAGCACCATATGAATACACAGTGCTTGTAAAATTGGAAATAATTGGGGCAAGCAAGTTTAAACTGGTGGGTTACCATCAGCAAATGTTAGCAGATTAATTAGTGGGACTGAAAGTTAAAGTCACACTAAATTATTTGGATTCATGGTTAGAGTGGGAGCAACATTGCATTGCTTACTTTGCCAACGAGCTTCCCCTTCTTGTTTATGCAGATGTACGTTTCGCTCTCAGCTCCTTTGATGCGAACTCGGCTCCCAAATGTGTCTGTTTCAACAATGAGCTTTGCTGCAAGCAGAACaagcaaaagaaacaaatcaCTTTGCACTGGAACTGGGATTCAGCAGCCTGGGGTCTGAATGTCCTTAAACAGCCTTACAAACTTCTGTAATGGTTTGGCCAACCTACCCTCCTCAATGCAGATTTGTAGATTCACAGTATGTTTAGGGCATACCCCTCTCTAGGGCAATCTGCAGATGTAAGGAAAAGGATGAAGCAGGACTAGCAGACATTGGCTGGCCTCTACTCTGAAACATAGGAGAACTGAAAGGAACCAGCTGGGTTAGCTAGGCAGGGTAGATATGCAAGAGAGGAGGAAAGTCGACAACTGAGTTCCTGGGTTGTCAAGGAGGGAGATGAAGCTGAGGATACTGTAGGCCGAAGAGCCTTGCTTGAGGGCAAACAGAGAGGGAGCAAcacattgcaccaggaagataTGAAATAGTTTTCAAAACCAATTTTCACAATGCAAAGAGCAGTTGCCTCTTCATGGGCaattcaaaagcaaaaaaaaaattgagcaatATTGGCTGCCTGGAGAGAATGCTAAAGCTGATCTTTGACACAGGGGTGAAAAGTGGCTGAAAGCCTAATACAGAACATCTCAGTACTAAGCTCTTGTGTGGTTTGAGAGAGGCCAGGGTTAGACTTGGGAACCCTCAGATCTGGTGGACCACCAAGACTACAGACCAGAGTATTCTTTTAGAAGTAAAGCCTCCATAGACTCTTTTGTGGCTCCATACTCCCTGGAAGGACTATAAAGACTTTGCTTGGGCAAAAAAAGTCTCCATATGACTTTTGCACCACAGCTACCTGTGGACCAGGTACTCATCTGCCATTATTCTAAACTGGGCTGCAGAGCACACTGCACCCTTTGGAATAGATCTGTCTTCTACTCAATCACCTGTAATAGTAACCAACATTCACCACTAAAGATGGCTATCTCACCTTACCTCCATGTATGGCCATCCCTGACCTGTTTCCAGTACCCATGTTTCCCCATTCAGGTTGCAAAGGAGATGGAGAGGAGTGGGGTTTCTTTCAAAGACGTGAAAGTCTCCTTAGCTTTGAAACCTTGTGGGACTTAATGTATACGTTCTCAATATTAAGACCAATATTCCCCAAATAAACATTTCCCAGGCTCTCAGAAGCTCCCTCCAAAGGTGCACTCAAATGCTGCCAACAGGTTCCTTACCAAATTTGTTGCCATCTTCAGCTGTGGCAATGATCCTTTTGCCATTCACCTGGACATGCTTCCCACTGGTCCGGCTGTACAGCTGGTACTCCCTGATCTGCCTCCGACTCAGCTGGTCTGTTATGGCGCCCTGGTCCCTCACGTACTGGTTAAAATTAGGAGACGATTGATTCTCCCCCTTTGTTTacaaagggaaaaataaaatcaatttgCTTTGGACAGCCCTATGACCATGGCCAGGAGGTGAGACTGGGAGCCAGcccaggtaggcaggcaggcatccCCGCCCCCAAGCAGGAGACTTCATGGGCACAGATGTGCAGCACAAACGACAGatcacatgaacatatgaagttgcATTATAATGAGGCAGATCATTGGTCCAATTGTCAGAATTAACTGGGAGAGGCTTGGAAGGGCTGTGGTTTTTCCTAGTCTTATTGCTCGAGATCCCGTTTTTCACCGGAGCTACCAAGGTCTGAACCCAGGGTCTTTTACATGCTCTCACAACACAAACATTAATTaccctttaattttttaaaattatcttgtATTCACACATGCCTGCAGAAGAATAGTAAATTGGTGAAGCTTCCTTGCTGCTAGTAATTGAGAGAACGTCTTTAAGAGAACATTAAGAACCAAACAGCATTGGACAAAGATATTACAATGTGTGAGACAGGCGATCCAAATGGCAACACCTTTTCCATCTGTGAAAATGGGCAAGTTATCCTGGTGCAGCCCCCACTGAAATGAACAGGAGCTATTTCAGAGCACAAGGGTGTTTTTTAGAAGTTTCTGCATTACTAGAAGAGGTGCATCAGAGCTCAGGTCTGCATCCTGGGCCCTCCCAGTCCAGTGTTGTACTTTAAGATGAACTCCCAGCTCCTGGGCCCATAGGTTTGAAGCAGGGCTGCCCAACCATAAATCACAAACCAATAATAGCCACCACAACCTGGATTTCTCAGATACAAGAAATTATTAATGTAGGGGAGCTTTGAACAATCCACCCAGTGCATCCTGAAATGGTACAGTTCAATCTAACACTTCCACAGTTTGCTACCTCATTTTGTTGCACATGCAGCCTAGGTCTGAGccaatggccatttccatatCTTGAGACAATGCTAGTTGTATGTTACTATGCAGAAAGACTGTCTGTCTTGAACCTATCCGCTGCATAACTTCACTGGAGATCCCCAATTCAAGTATTATgagaaatgggagaaaaaaattgtAATTATTCCCTTCATATTGttcataattttgtaattttccgagccagtttggtgtagtggttaagagagtgggactctaatctggagccgagtttggttccccactcctgcacttgaagccagctgggtgaccttggg
Above is a genomic segment from Eublepharis macularius isolate TG4126 chromosome 14, MPM_Emac_v1.0, whole genome shotgun sequence containing:
- the FGF17 gene encoding fibroblast growth factor 17, producing the protein MLPLSLQMFSICFQLLILSCQTQGENQSSPNFNQYVRDQGAITDQLSRRQIREYQLYSRTSGKHVQVNGKRIIATAEDGNKFAKLIVETDTFGSRVRIKGAESETYICINKKGKLVGKINGESKDCVFTEIVLENNYTAFQNARHKGWCMAFTRKGHPRKASRSRQNQREAHFIKRLYQGQLPFPNNPQRQKQFEFVSSSSPTRRTKRPHTQA